A stretch of DNA from Macrotis lagotis isolate mMagLag1 chromosome X, bilby.v1.9.chrom.fasta, whole genome shotgun sequence:
ATTACGTGAAATCAGAAGAATTTTCAAGAGGTTTggcaataaaaaaaagagatgggttGGTGAATGGATGGGTAgagattttttggttttgggaAATTAGAAGACCCAAAAGCTTGGAGTCAGTGGACAAGGTTcaatatgtaaagaaaaataggGATGTTTACCAAAATAATGCCCTGGACTAGGGACTTGCCATGATGACAATAAAAAGAAAGCAGTTCAGAATTCTGGGCATTTGTGAGGAGTCGAGTAAATAGAGgaaattgtttcatatttttacaaGTTTCTCAGTAATTTAAAAGTGCACAACAGTAATGCTATAAAGTGTGAGACAAAACAGAGGAAATGGCTTGGGACTTCAGGAgagtgaaaaaaatttagaaggtTAGTCACAGAAGGAAATTAGGCATGAATTCCCTTCACATCTAGTTTTCAGTTCTGTTTGCTCTATCTGAAACCCTTCTCACTCTCTTCATATTCATAAGGACTTAACtttataaggcttctctccagaaCATATTTTATGATGTTGAGTAAGTGGTTTCTCATTCTTACACAAGCTATACTCAGGTTTCTCTCCAATATGAACTTTTTGATGTCGAGTAAGCTGTGAGCTCCAGCAAAAGGCCtgcccacattcattacattcataaggtttctctccagtatgaattacCTTGTGTTGAGTAAGTTGTGAGCTCCTGCGAAAGGTTTTCCCACAAaccttacattcataaggtttctctccagtgtgaattctctgatgttgtaTTAGTCCAGTGCTTCTGtggaaggctttcccacattcattacattcaaaaggtttccatccagtatgaattctttgatgttgtGTAAGTCCTGTGCTTCTGtggaaggccttcccacattgactacattcaaaaggtttctctcctgtatgAATTACTTTATGTCGAATAAGTTGTGAAGTCTGATGGAAAGCTTTCCCACACTCACTacattcatatggtttctctccagtatgaattatCTGATGTTGTGTAAGTTGTGATCTACGGcagaaggccttcccacattcactacatttataaagtttctctccagtatgaattctgtGATGTTGATTAAGTTGTGAGCTCCGGCAAAAAGtcttcccacattcattgcattcataaggtttctctccagtatgaattttctgatgttgTGCAAGTCCTGTGCTTCGGTGGAAGGCCTTTCCACATtctttacattcataaggtttctctcctgtatgaattctctgatgtacagtaagTTGTATCCTTTGGCGAaaagccttcccacattcattgcattcaaaaggtttctctccactgTGTATTCTCTGATGTTGAATAAGCCGTGAACACCAATGGAAGGACTTTCCACAGTCATTACATTCATAGAGTTTCTCTCCAgcatgaattctctgatgtacaatAAGCTGTGAACTCCAGCTGAAGATCTTCCCACATTCAACACATTCAAATGGATTCTCTCCTCTGTGAACTGTTTGGTGTTGAGTAAGTTCTGTGAACTGGCAGAAAGTTTTTCCACATATGTGACATTCACAAACTTTCTCTCTACTATGAATTCTCTGACATTCAATAAGCCTTCTGCTTGAGTAGAAGGTCttctcatatttattattttcataggATTTCTCATTAGTATGTATTCGCTGATGAGAACTCCATTGGAAGTCCttgccacattcattacattcataaggttttttcACAATGTGAACTTTCTGACACTTTGTAAGATCTGAATTATAACTGATGAGTTTCTCACATTCATTAGATTTAGAAAATATCTTCTTTGATATGATGGGATTATGTTTTCTTAGGTCTGGCCTAGAATGTTTTTTTTCATTGTGTTCCTGCCTCTCTAATCTGACTTTACATTTCCAGGTTTCCAGGTCTGGAGTTGATTCCTCTGGATCCAACCTATTCTTCCAAcctgaaagaaaatgttttaaaacataaatatccCATCTCCCTGTTGAATGCATAGTCTTACCTTCTGTCTTCTCTCTTAAGAAAAACATCTGCCAGACTtttcaggaagaataaaaaaacaaaaattattatcaacattattataataattattattattgttactgtcaTGCTCACAATATATATCTCACAATACACTACCCTGTACTTGtactctcattttttctatgTAGATGCTTGGATGCTAATGAGAAGCTTTCACCTTCAACTCACTATACCCTCAGTGATTATATTTCTCCAAAAGAGGAAGCTGAAGCTTACCTTGATTTCATGACTCATTCAATGTGATAAGCGTTAAAGCTAGGAGGCGAATAAAGTCTTTTGACTCTGATTTATAGTACCCTTTCCACTATCCTCCAGTACCTCTCTAGAAACAAGAATATAATAATTTTGAGTCCCTTTAAAGGGCCAAACCAGAACAAATGGATGCAAACTACAAGCAGTACATCTTTACCTCAAACCAAAGAGTGATGATTCTTCCTACAATTCACTGAACAAAAAAGAGTGATTTGGGGTATGGGGGTAACTTGCCATCAGAAGTTGAATACAATAATACATTTGGATAGAGTGAATCTGGAAGGACCAGAGGCTGTGGAAGGATGGCAGTGGGTCATATGACAAGAAGAACTAAATCAAATGGGTTATTTAACAGACTTTGGAACTCATCTCctttcagagatgaagaaacGGAGTCTACAAAGATAAATAGCTTCTATCAAGTTATAACTGATGACTAGAAAGACTGAGCTCTTCTCTGAACTCCCAGAGGTCCcagaaatggaaatagagaatTATTAAGTTGAGAGGAATCTCAGAAATCACCAAGTCCAACTCTTGGCCATAAAGGATGATTCTTCCTACAATTCACCAAACAAGCAGCTACTAAGCCtcaaatggaaactccttgagaacaagggcTATGACTTCTGTCTTTGATTCCTTTCCCAGGTAACTTCTCACATGCTTACAGCTTCCAGTCACTGGTCCCATTTTGCCCTCTGGGGCCAAACTCAGAAAATATACCCCTTCTTCTCCTGTAATAGCTCTTCCATAATGGAACATCCACCATCTTGGTTTCCCAAGTCTGTTCTTCTGTAGCATTAAATGTTCCTACTTTCTTTAGCTCAAAGCACTTCACTAACCTGGTTGAATTCCTTTGAAACCTCTCCAATTGAGCAacattctttctaaattaaagagcaGAGTACAGAGAAATTATCACCTCCAACCCCTTACTCCTGGAAGATCTGCTTTCTATGGTTCCTGGTCATAGCACAAAGCCCCAATTCAGGAATTAAACctagaaaagtaagaaaatcaaagaaaaacccaaccattttcaaaaattattgtaAATGTATCTTCATAACAAGTCCAgccagaaaattttttttttttttaaaaaatgaattttctacaAGGATTACATCAAGATGTCTTCACTTCTGGGTGTCATGGGCCCCTTTGGTAATCTAGTGAAACATAGGGATCCTTTCtcaaaatagcatttttaaatacataggattacaaaggaaacttaAGTATTTTGAAACAGTGGTTAAAAGtattaaaaacacacacacacacacacacacacacacacacaggcatgcACATGTTCAATGACCCcctaataaaaagaatattaggaaaatgaagcaaaaaggtgaagattaaattaaatctcttcaggaaagaagagattaattATCTCAGGAGAGAAAGTGATCAATCTGAGCCAATCTAAAAAGAACAGACCTACCAGAAGCCAAAAGCTCTACAATAtagtaagaaatagaataaaatcaagaggttacaaaaaagaaaaaagaaaatataggataTGAATTCCAAAACAACTGACCTTAGGAACAGGTcagaaagataattgaagaagCATCAGAATCCATGAAATCATGATCAATCAAAAAggactatatttcaagaaatcataaaataaaagtgCCTAGATCTATTAGATTTAGATGAGGGCAAAGTGTTAATGGAAAGAAATCACCTATTGTAGCCTGAAAGATTCACAAGCAAAAGATCCTATATAAGCAAGCTTACAGAAAAAAGTTCCAAGAGTCCACAGCCAGGGTCACTTAAGACTTGGGAGCATCTAGTATAGACAAAAGGAGAGCatgaaatacaatattccaaaatcAAGAGATAGGCtcacaaccaagaataatttatcctgcaaagctgagggGAATcctatagaaaaaataataggcCTTTCATGGAATAAAGGACTTACAAGCATTTCTGATGCAGGGCCCAGAGCTGAGTAGGAACTCTGAAAGACAAACACAAAGGTTTTGttgaagctcaaatgagaaaatgtttgtaaagttgcatagcatagtgtctggcatgaGTAGACACAACAGAAaggcttattcccttcccttctctggaaGTGAAATTTCTTTGAGAAGTTGAAAGGTATTGTATGATACTATAGTACTAATATTCTAATTAAGGGAGAACAAATGtccttcaaatacaaagaaaggtctaAGGATAGATTGGTTGTGGTTctaaggattttttatttttaggtttttgcaaggcaaatggggttaagtggcctgcccaaggccacacagctaggtaattattaagtgtctgagaccagatttgaacccaggtactcctgactccagggccggtgctttatccactacgccacctagccgccccagttctAAGGATTTTTAAagtagggaaagagaaagagtaaaAGGAATGTCATAGtgtaaaaaggagaaggaagggtcTGGGTAAGGTCACAAGGTCAACTCGCTGCAGTAGAAGGAAGTAGTAGGTCATTAGAACTGAGAACTCTGGTATGTGTGTAGATGTCAACATGTGTTCTGAAATCCCTGACTGACTCTAAGAGCAGGAGCTGAACTAGAGAGGAATTCTATGAGCCAACTACTGAACTCCAGCAAAAAGAGAGtgaatggggtgggggtgagggttAACTTGCCATCAGAAGTTGAATACAATAATACATTTGGATAGAGTGAATCTGGAAGGACCAGAGGCTGTGGAGGGATGGCAGTGGGTCAGAAGCAGTCTATTCCCTTTCTAGGCACCAGTCCTGAAGGGCATGAGAAGGTGCCCAGGATGCTGTTATCTTCTGAGGGCAGAGATGGAAGGCAGATTAGACTAAAAGCTTTAAAAGGCACAtggcagggaagggaagagggagtaAGACAGGGAAAGGAGGGTAGATGGTCATAGTGATCATCAGTAATAACAATGGCCAACCTTTATACAATGCCTTAAGGTTTACAAGATGCTTTATGTATATAGTGTTCATATCTCAATTGATAACCCTTTGAGAGAGGTGTCATTATTATAACCAtcttgtagataaggaaactgaggctgagagctATTAAGTAAGTAATAGCTAGGGAGTGATGAGGCAGCACTCAATTTCAGGTCTTCCTTTCTTTAGAAGTGAATGGGGAAGAGGAAGTGGAGAGGAAGCAGAAAGATTTTTCATCCATGGAATCTTTGACTTTGAATCACTGGGTTCTGAAAGGAATcctagaattctagaatttgcaATTGAGGAGAGGAAGGCAGGCTCAGGATGATATGGAGGAAATTTTGGAGGAAAGCAGCTCAAAGGGGTCAGAGGAAGCATATAAGTGTGAGGAGAAAGGATGTTGctggtcttcacagggtggagGTTCCCGTTGCCTTTGCAAAATTAGGTAATTTAATATTATTCTACCCCCCCCATGATGATTGGGGCTCAACATAACATGCATCATGTGTGTGGGGaatcatattagggacatgtcatggGATGGGCAGACCTCTTAGACTAACTCAAATTCCGAAAGTCTATGAAAATCCAAGTGGGAGGGGAGTTTCTAAAGACTCTATAAGGTAAGGCACCCATATCCTGCAGGATTCATGAAGtgattgatttttctctcactccagcagatttctttcatttatagataaCATAAAAAACAATCTTCTGCAGGAGAAGTCATCCTAGAAGGATGGAAACTCTCCTAGAAGGATGGAAACTCTTAACAATGAAATTCTGaggtcagagaagagaaaaagagataactCTGATTACTTCCAATACTCAAGGGTTTGCATGAGCAAAATCAGAGGAGCTAAAGTTAAGGAAAGAAgtggggaaaacaaaaaaaagctccCCCAGCCCTTCCCTCACAAGGCACGTGgccaaaaagaatgaagaatcttccaaagaattataaactgCACCTGACTGGAGGCTTCAAATCCccaataagagaaatgaaaattaatcagTTCTGAGTTTTTACCTCCCCTTCTACAAATTGATCATACTGGTTACTGTTGGAAGGTTTGTAGGAAGATAGGAACATGAAGGGATGCACTGCCAatgaatgggtgctatattttgtcaaaagttttttcagcatctatcgagatatcatatgatttctgttaggtttgctgttgatatggccaattatgctgatagttttcctaatactaaaccaaccctgcattcctgggataaatctacttgatcatagtgtattatataGTGATAACTtgtgtaattgctttgctaatttttatttaaaatttttacatccatattcattaggaaaaccAATCTATaagtttctttctgttttcactcttcctggttCAGATCATAGCTATTGAAAGACCAATCTCCTTGGTCATGCCCTTTGAACAAGTCACCTGGAAACAAAGGTCTACAGAGATCAAAACATTCCCTACCACAATCTCTGCAGGACTGGAAACAAGTGGGGGCCTGCTCATCCATTAGGGAAGGGCTGAAAAAAATCAGGGCAAATAATTGTAAAAGTGCTACGGtcagaaatgaggaaaggaagtagagaagCCTCAAAGAGCTTCATGCATTGAGGTGACTGAAACAAGTAGAACAAGAGAATAATCAGCCCAGTGACTCTAATTATGCAAATGAAAAGATGGCTCCAAGTTCTAGGAACTGAAAATGCAAGAACCTAAAGAACAATCATTCAATCTATTTTCTTCCTCACAATAGAGCAGAGAAGACAGCGAGGCCCAATTACTGTAGACACTGCCAGGTGCAGTTAATATAACGTATCTTGGGCTGGTTTCCTTGGTCACAAAGGAGGGTTCCATCTGGAGTGTAAGAGCAGAAGCAGCTGTGCAGGAAATACAAAAAACGtaccaaactttctgtttaaaGAATCAAATTCTGAGGCCACAAAGGGAAACAATTCCAACAAGAGGGAATGATGGGATGTCTGCAGAAAGGCCCATCCTGAAGATTGAATCCTGGGAACCCAGCATGGTCTTATGAGGAAAGTGTCAAGCTAAGCCCAACCAAAGGATTTgcttgagggaaagaagggggtcagagaagggagaggataAGGATTTCATGTGAACAGGGTAGAGCACCTCAAGTGTAATGTTCcttctggttttttaaaaaaaattttttaatttatttaaggcaacggggttaagtgacttgcccaaggtcacacagctaggtaattatcaaatgcctgagttcggatttgaactcaggtcctcctgattcctgggctggtgctctatccactgtgccacctagccactccccctTCTGTTTTTAGAAAGAAAGGTCCAAAGGCTGACAGGAGAACACAAAGGCTGACAGGAGAACACAAAAATGACTGCTGGGTAATGGAATCCCAAGACAAGGAAGGGATTGGGAGTCAGGAAGCACTTCAGCTACccttggtgacctcatcagctgACCTAGAGCATGGTAGTAACATCTAGAAGACTGTGGAAAAGGGCAACAGAACCAAGGACTAGAGAAGGGCAAATTTTATTTGgatttccaaaaaaaacccacctgGGATCTATAGGCTGCTGAGCTTAGACttaattttcttggaaaattctGTGACTACAAGAAAATGGAAGGACTGTGGGAAGGAAAAGGCCAGGGAGGAAGTCAGGAGAACTGGGGCCTAAAGATGGGAGGGCAGATATGGATGGCCCCCGACTCCAAACTGATCTCTGAGGGGAAGGTTGTTCCACCACACCAGGCCTCAGGTAGGGTTGAGGTTCAGTTCTGCCCAGGGTCCCGGTGAGATGTGGACTGACTAATGGAGGGGCCCAAGCGGATGATGAAAGGTTAGACTTGGTGTTCTGAGGGCAAGGGGGAGcactcccctctccttccccatcttGGGGCTGCAGCCAATGGATGTCTCTCTCCTTAccaccctcctccccccaacCTGAGGCTGTCTGGCATCCGTATCAGGCACTTCTCTGGATAAGTGCCAGGTCCCACTCCCTCCTTGGGATCAGGAGGGCAGGGCAGTCATTTTGGTCCCTAGACCAGTGCTGGACTCATGGTGGATCCACCATAAGTATGTGTGGAGCTCTGTCTCCCCTCTTCTGGTACACATTCTCCACTAGGGGCCCAAGGGAAGAGGAGCAGAGAGAGGTGGGGTCCCGACTTGTGGAGGTGAAGGTCAGCCTCCGGGCTACAGCCTCAGCCTGTCTTCCGAGGCCGACGTCCCACCAGCGCTCCCCCAAGACCAGAGACGTTGCCCAGGGCCTCGCCTCCCCCATTTGTCCACTCACCTCCACGTCCACTTCCCGAGTCTTCTCTCTCTGGCCCCCGAGGTGCGTCCCCTTGGTCCAGCGGGCCACGGACACCCAGCTGGGGTGCGGCCAGTCCTGCTCATCAGAAACAAGAACATGAGAAACCCTGACTCCCTGTGGGCGATGCTCTCTGATGGGACTGTGGGCGCAGAAAGATGGGCTGATGTGCCCCTCGCTAGGATGGGACTCTGGCCTTCCCTGAGATGTCAGGAGAATAGAGAGGGCAAGTGCAACCTCAGGAGGGGCAGCGAGGCACCCAGTGTGCAGGTGAGGTGCCAGGGGCGAGCCTGGCCAGTAGGGGGCCGGGTGCACAGGTGAGGTGCCAGGCGCACAGGTGAGGCGCTAGGTGCGCAGGTGAGGTGCTAGGTGCGCAGGTGAGGCGCCAGGCGCGCGGGTGAGGCGCCAGATGCGCAGGTGAGGTGCCAGGGGCGAGCCTGGCCAGTAGGGGGCCGAGTGCACAGGTGAGGTGCCAGGCGCACAGGTGAGGCGCTAGGCGCGCAGGTGAGGCGCTAGGCGCGTGGGTGAGGCGCCAGATGTGCGGGTGAGGCGCTAGGTGCGCAGGTGAGGCGCTAGGTGCGCAGGTGAGGTGCCAGGGGCGAGCCTGGCCAGTAGGGGGCCGGGTGCACAGGTGAGGCGCCAGGCGCACAGGTGAGGCGCCAGATGTGCAGGTGAGGTGCCAGGGGCGAGCCTGGCCAGTAGGGGGCCGGGTGCACAGGTGAGGCGCCAGGTGCACAGGTGAGGTGCCAGGCGCACTGGTGAGGCGCCAGGTGTGCAGGTGAGGTGCCAGGGGCGAGCCTGGCCAGTAGGGGGCCGGGTGCACAGGTGAGGTGCCAGGCACGCAGGTGAGGTGCCAGGCGCGCGGGTGAGGCTCTCCCCTGAGCCCGGGCCCTTCCCGGGCACTGCCCGCTTACCCAGGCAGACCAGGTGGCGGTAGTTGTCCAGCATCACCTCCCGGTACAGCTCCTTCTGGGGGGCGGCCAGGCGCCCCCACTCCTCCCAGGTGAAGTCCACGGCCACGTCCCGGAAGGTCACGGGGCCCTAGACGCCAGAGACACAGCGctgcctgggggtgggggtgggggaccccggctgcctcagtttcctcctctgtgaaatgggcCCGAGGAGGGCGTGGTGGGAATCTGGGCTCTCCCGGCATGCCCCAGGGcccgccgccccgcccctcccggcATGCCCCGGggcccgccgccccgcccccgcctggCCCCACGTGACCCGGCCCGCGCTCACCCGTCCGGGCGCCGCGGCCCCCCCGGGCCCGCTCATCCCCCTCCTTCACTCCCGGCGTCCGGAGCGGAGGCTCGCCTCCGACGGCCTGAGGCGGGACATGCGCCCTGCGCGGATTGGTTGCCTCTGCGCCCCTCCCCCCGGGGCTGGCCTATGAGAGGGTCCGCTCGTGGAGGGGGCGGCGCGAGTGTGGAACTGCGCAGGCGCGACTCCCTTCGGGCCCCGACTCCTCAGCCAGGGCCAAAGTTTCGGCCGGTGGGGGTCCCGGGAGGAGCGGTGTGACCGGGGCGAGCCGCGCCGGAAGTGACTTCCCTCTGCCCCGCCCACCCCCCCAGGCGTCGCGTGGCCTTCTGGGAAACGGAGTCCGCCGGGGACGTGCCGCGTGGCTTGTCGGGAAATGGAGTCCGGCCCGGGGGCTCCTTCCTCCCGCAGAGGTCCGGAGCGGGCTCGGAGGCCGGGGCCGCGCGGCAGCGGCCCCAGCGAGGCGGCTGCGAGTTCGGATCCCGCCCTGCACCCCATGGGAGCCGCCTCGGGGCGCAGCCCCCCGGGACCCGGAGCTGCCGGGTGGGGCCGGGGAGCCGGAAGCGGGGCGTCGCGGGGGCCCCTGTGGCCCCACTGCCCCGGCGCCCCGAGCTCGCAGGGAGGGCGCGGAAGGGCGAGCTTGagacgggggggggggcgcgCTCCGCGCTGCCCCTTGGCACCGGCCCGGCCCCACCTCACCCGGGCATCATTCTGGCCCCGAGTCCTCCCCGAACCCAAGGTTTCTGAACCCGCGTCTTGGCCGATCCTCGGGCCTGTCGGGCCATTCCCCGAGTGATGGGCTCCTCTCCGCAGTTCAGAGAACTCAGACAATGTTATCtacatccagacaaagaaaacaaaacaaaaaaaaagcccctacagaatctgaatgaatgctaCATCTACTTTTCAaacatttctcttatgtttttctttcctatcccatagttttatttcttttcccttagtcctaacaGAAATGTGCATTTTAATGTTTACTCAACTGtctaccactgaggggaggaggaggaggatgggaacggagtgtggaagaaaattatgtagcTTATAAAtgtgcatgaatgttgaaaaactttgatAATATGTTACTGGAAAAATAaacatatcaataagaaaaaatgaggcctttattagagaTATCTGTTACAAAATTACT
This window harbors:
- the LOC141497124 gene encoding uncharacterized protein LOC141497124 isoform X2, producing the protein MSGPGGAAAPGRGPVTFRDVAVDFTWEEWGRLAAPQKELYREVMLDNYRHLVCLGLAAPQLGVRGPLDQGDAPRGPEREDSGSGRGGWKNRLDPEESTPDLETWKCKVRLERQEHNEKKHSRPDLRKHNPIISKKIFSKSNECEKLISYNSDLTKCQKVHIVKKPYECNECGKDFQWSSHQRIHTNEKSYENNKYEKTFYSSRRLIECQRIHSREKVCECHICGKTFCQFTELTQHQTVHRGENPFECVECGKIFSWSSQLIVHQRIHAGEKLYECNDCGKSFHWCSRLIQHQRIHSGEKPFECNECGKAFRQRIQLTVHQRIHTGEKPYECKECGKAFHRSTGLAQHQKIHTGEKPYECNECGKTFCRSSQLNQHHRIHTGEKLYKCSECGKAFCRRSQLTQHQIIHTGEKPYECSECGKAFHQTSQLIRHKVIHTGEKPFECSQCGKAFHRSTGLTQHQRIHTGWKPFECNECGKAFHRSTGLIQHQRIHTGEKPYECKVCGKTFRRSSQLTQHKVIHTGEKPYECNECGQAFCWSSQLTRHQKVHIGEKPEYSLCKNEKPLTQHHKICSGEKPYKVKSL
- the LOC141497124 gene encoding uncharacterized protein LOC141497124 isoform X1 — protein: MSGPGGAAAPGRGPVTFRDVAVDFTWEEWGRLAAPQKELYREVMLDNYRHLVCLGLAAPQLGVRGPLDQGDAPRGPEREDSGSGRGEFLLSSGPCIRNACWKNRLDPEESTPDLETWKCKVRLERQEHNEKKHSRPDLRKHNPIISKKIFSKSNECEKLISYNSDLTKCQKVHIVKKPYECNECGKDFQWSSHQRIHTNEKSYENNKYEKTFYSSRRLIECQRIHSREKVCECHICGKTFCQFTELTQHQTVHRGENPFECVECGKIFSWSSQLIVHQRIHAGEKLYECNDCGKSFHWCSRLIQHQRIHSGEKPFECNECGKAFRQRIQLTVHQRIHTGEKPYECKECGKAFHRSTGLAQHQKIHTGEKPYECNECGKTFCRSSQLNQHHRIHTGEKLYKCSECGKAFCRRSQLTQHQIIHTGEKPYECSECGKAFHQTSQLIRHKVIHTGEKPFECSQCGKAFHRSTGLTQHQRIHTGWKPFECNECGKAFHRSTGLIQHQRIHTGEKPYECKVCGKTFRRSSQLTQHKVIHTGEKPYECNECGQAFCWSSQLTRHQKVHIGEKPEYSLCKNEKPLTQHHKICSGEKPYKVKSL